A genome region from Triticum aestivum cultivar Chinese Spring chromosome 2B, IWGSC CS RefSeq v2.1, whole genome shotgun sequence includes the following:
- the LOC123045022 gene encoding cylicin-2, producing the protein MEAEKKSKDELHLKIKSKDKSSVNEEDEKKEIEIEIDAKVVEKEEVSSDGSKSAGKVKETKKDKEKEGENKSEKHVDEHEEDQKASKTKENKKAEKHEDGKKEKKKLEKHEDDGKTSKKDKKEKDEKKKEDGEGSEKEKAKKGKDKKSESKEKDKNSVKETGADADDSSPKNKKKEKDKAKKKDESDEKQEKDKEEHENKKKHVEVDQAREIKLQDNESAKKETDASEEKKDGTDKAKDKRKRDSAKKQDEHKEIGDKDEQGNKKDTEKKDKKKDKTDRKGGGKKKDGDDEKEEGKKDKEAKEKKKDKTDKEETKKKKKDGEDGEEEGKKKDKEKKKHKGGKEKTNDPAKLKKKLEKIDAKLQDLHAEKEDILRQLKEKELEEGMTTEEKKPVQIVEASGKAKSKEDDLVTAP; encoded by the coding sequence ATGGAGGCAGAGAAGAAGTCGAAGGATGAGTTACATCTCAAGATTAAGAGTAAGGACAAGTCCTCGGTGAATGAGGAGGACGAGAAGAAGGAGATCGAGATAGAAATCGATGCAAAGGTTGTGGAGAAGGAAGAGGTGTCCAGTGATGGTTCAAAGTCTGCAGGCAAAGTTAAGGAAActaaaaaagacaaagaaaaggaAGGGGAAAACAAGTCAGAGAAGCATGTAGATGAACATGAAGAAGATCAGAAGGCGAGTAAGACGAAGGAAAATAAGAAGGCAGAGAAACATGAAGATGGTAAGAAGGAAAAGAAGAAGTTAGAGAAGCATGAAGATGACGGGAAGACAAGTAAGAAGGATAAAAAGGAGAAggatgagaaaaagaaagaagatggCGAAGGCTCAGAAAAGGAGAAGGCCAAGAAAGGGAAAGATAAGAAGAGCGAGAGCAAAGAGAAGGATAAAAATAGCGTCAAGGAGACTGGAGCTGATGCAGATGACAGTAGCCCCaagaacaaaaagaaggagaagGACAAGGCAAAGAAGAAGGATGAAAGCGATGAAAAACAAGAGAAAGACAAAGAGGAacatgagaacaagaagaagcatGTAGAAGTGGATCAGGCAAGAGAAATCAAGCTACAAGATAATGAGTCGGCGAAGAAAGAAACTGATGCTTCTgaagagaagaaggatggcacggacaaAGCAAAGGATAAAAGAAAGAGAGACAGTGCGAAGAAGCAAGATGAACATAAGGAAATCGGTGACAAGGACGAACAAGGTAACAAGAAAGATAcagagaagaaggacaagaagaaagaTAAAACCGACAGGAAGGGGGGAGGCAAGAAGAAGGATGGCGATGATGAGAAGGAAGAAGGTAAGAAGGACAAAGAagcgaaggagaagaagaaagataaGACCGACAAGGAAGAaactaagaagaaaaagaaggatggTGAGGATGGGGAGGAAGaaggtaagaagaaagacaaagagaAGAAGAAACACAAGGGCGGCAAGGAGAAGACCAACGATCCGGCAAAGCTTAAGAAGAAGCTGGAGAAGATCGACGCAAAGTTACAAGACCTACATGCTGAAAAGGAAGACATCCTAAGGCAGCTGAAGGAGAAGGAGCTCGAAGAGGGAATGACCACTGAAGAGAAGAAGCCTGTACAGATAGTGGAAGCGAGTGGCAAGGCCAAGTCCAAGGAAGATGATCTTGTTACTGCACCCTGA